The sequence AACACCACGACGAACGCAAGCGCCGACCCAAAGCCCAGGAGCACCACCCCGAAGAAGTCGAACAGCTCGAGCCACGTGCGCATCTGCTCGACGTAGTCGGCCTTGATCTGCACCGACGCGGCTCCCGAAAGATCGTAGATCTCGTCTCGGATGTGATCGGCCGCCTGCGGGTCGACGTTGAGATACAGCGCGTTGTAGCTCGTGGCCGCCGTCCCGGTGAGCCGCGAAACCGCATCGAGCGAGAGGAACGCCGGTTGCCCGAGCATCTCGTCGGAGAGCGCTCCCACGCGAAGCGAGACCGGGTCGTCGACGAGCGGCGAATCGACCTCGACGCGCTCCCCGGGAGTGACCCCCAGCCGCTGAGCAGTCGCCGCCGACAGCACGAGGTCACCGGCGAGCAGCGCGTCGGACGGGGCCGCTCCCCCTGCGGGGTGGAATCCATGGAAGTCGGCGTCGGGGTGTGCCGCGGTGATGAGCACGTCTTCATCGGCGCCACCGGCTGACATCGTGACCGGCAGCATGAGTGCGACCTGTACGCGTTTCACACCGTCCATCTCACGGACCTCGGCGATGCGGTCGCCCCCGAACGGCGCGTCGAAGGCGGCCACGATGTCCCAGCGCTCGATGTCGGTGAACGCCTTGTCCATGATGTAGTCGATGGAGTCGAACATCGCCACAGTCGCCACGCACAGCACCATCGCGAAGGCGATTCCGAGCACGGTGTAGAACGTGCGCCGCTTGGCTCGGAAGAGGTTTCGCAACGGCACGCGGAACGTGAACGACCGCGGCAGTATCGGCGAGAGAAGCCGCTCGAGGACGGGGATGCGCCCGCCTGCGAGCGAGGCGTTGGGATCGGAGTGCATCGCGATCGCCGGGGCGAGCCGGGCTGAGCGCCAAGCGGGCATCGCGGCGGCGGCCACGCACGAGGCGACGGCGAGCGCGATTGCCACGAGCGGCACGAGGGGGTAGAAGCCGCTCGTCATGAACGGCAGCCCGAGCATCGAGACGTACATCGCTGCAACCCCTTGAGCGCCCCACAACCCCAGAATCACTCCGAGGATCGACCCGCACGCTGCCACGAGCAGCGCGATGGTGAGGTAGTGGGCGAGAATCTGCCCATCGGTGTAGCCGAGCGCCTTGGCCAGCCCGATCTCGCCGCGCTGCGCAGCCACCAGCCGCGAAAGCGCGATGAACAGCGACATCGAGCTGATGGCGAGAACGAGCGC comes from Coriobacteriia bacterium and encodes:
- a CDS encoding FtsX-like permease family protein, with amino-acid sequence MAGLVGRGLDPENLYAMQNKGTLPAPGTFGIVYTTEKGIEYLFRTSHSGTNVAVRAEPGTDLTRLADAIEDELRPYVLDATTLRDDMPSYAGLQSELDQNRIMARSLPALVLAISSMSLFIALSRLVAAQRGEIGLAKALGYTDGQILAHYLTIALLVAACGSILGVILGLWGAQGVAAMYVSMLGLPFMTSGFYPLVPLVAIALAVASCVAAAAMPAWRSARLAPAIAMHSDPNASLAGGRIPVLERLLSPILPRSFTFRVPLRNLFRAKRRTFYTVLGIAFAMVLCVATVAMFDSIDYIMDKAFTDIERWDIVAAFDAPFGGDRIAEVREMDGVKRVQVALMLPVTMSAGGADEDVLITAAHPDADFHGFHPAGGAAPSDALLAGDLVLSAATAQRLGVTPGERVEVDSPLVDDPVSLRVGALSDEMLGQPAFLSLDAVSRLTGTAATSYNALYLNVDPQAADHIRDEIYDLSGAASVQIKADYVEQMRTWLELFDFFGVVLLGFGSALAFVVVFTTFTANVTERTREIATMRTIGEDNVRLTLMITIENLAIAIAAVPLGLWLGMMATDAMFGSFDLEAFELSAHIYPESIVKICLLILVVVLLSEIPPVRRIFRLDLAEATKVME